From Veillonella dispar, one genomic window encodes:
- a CDS encoding site-specific integrase yields MSESKEQQKHFYLRNNDALMNSTKLSMKAKQSILLSKAENTVDAYESDWDDFVDWCTYQKVSYFPATPETIVNYINDLADYAKANTISRRISAISENYNASGHRDNPCMAPIVKQALRGIRRLKGTFQQGKTPVLLEDIEDILDCMTKLDVPELQLLRDKAILLIGFMGAFRRSEISAITVEHLQFSPQGVEIFVPSSKADQEGQGAVVAIPHIPGSPLDAVKALQQWLRASGISEGPIFRGFTKNMSLRKTAISDKMIAEIVKKYISLIGLDPTMYGAHSLRHGFATTAAAYGVEERNIMRQTRHHSVNMVRRYINEANKFVDNPISTIFEKRFK; encoded by the coding sequence ATGTCAGAGTCTAAGGAACAACAAAAACATTTCTATTTGCGCAATAATGATGCGCTTATGAATAGTACAAAGTTGTCTATGAAAGCCAAGCAAAGTATATTACTATCTAAGGCTGAAAATACTGTGGATGCTTACGAATCGGATTGGGATGATTTCGTAGATTGGTGTACCTATCAAAAGGTATCTTATTTTCCGGCTACACCAGAAACCATAGTTAACTATATTAATGATCTTGCTGATTATGCTAAGGCAAATACAATCTCTCGTCGTATTAGCGCTATATCTGAGAATTATAATGCCTCTGGACATCGGGATAATCCATGTATGGCACCAATCGTAAAACAAGCGTTACGAGGGATTAGACGTTTAAAAGGTACATTCCAACAAGGTAAGACACCAGTTCTATTAGAAGATATCGAAGATATTCTAGATTGTATGACTAAACTAGATGTACCTGAATTACAGCTATTACGAGATAAGGCCATTCTTTTAATTGGATTTATGGGTGCTTTTCGTCGTAGTGAAATTTCAGCTATTACAGTAGAGCATCTACAGTTTTCTCCGCAAGGTGTTGAAATCTTTGTGCCATCCTCAAAAGCGGACCAAGAAGGTCAAGGTGCTGTGGTAGCCATTCCTCATATACCTGGCTCCCCTTTAGATGCTGTGAAGGCCTTACAACAATGGTTACGTGCTTCTGGTATTTCTGAAGGCCCTATATTTAGAGGTTTTACTAAAAATATGTCATTACGTAAAACGGCTATATCCGATAAGATGATTGCAGAAATCGTAAAAAAATATATTTCTCTTATCGGTCTTGATCCAACTATGTATGGTGCCCATAGTCTACGTCATGGCTTTGCAACAACTGCTGCAGCTTATGGTGTAGAAGAACGTAATATTATGCGTCAAACACGTCATCATAGTGTTAATATGGTTCGTCGTTATATTAATGAAGCGAACAAGTTTGTAGACAATCCTATTTCCACAATTTTTGAAAAGCGATTTAAATAA
- a CDS encoding LysM peptidoglycan-binding domain-containing protein, protein MKNILMMLGMCLTVLFGYNMTNPVTDTNTHAVREVKVQAGDTMWDIAARTAHKDMDVREMVYAMKELNNISDSGTLVPGTVLKVPAHKSNSPVRALDYVAQN, encoded by the coding sequence ATGAAAAATATATTAATGATGCTAGGAATGTGTTTAACAGTATTATTTGGTTATAATATGACAAATCCTGTAACAGATACAAATACACATGCAGTACGTGAAGTAAAGGTACAAGCAGGCGATACCATGTGGGATATTGCAGCTCGTACAGCTCATAAAGATATGGATGTTCGAGAAATGGTATATGCCATGAAAGAACTTAACAACATCAGTGATTCTGGTACACTTGTACCTGGTACAGTATTAAAGGTACCAGCACATAAATCTAATAGTCCAGTTAGAGCTTTGGACTATGTGGCTCAAAACTAA
- the lexA gene encoding transcriptional repressor LexA has protein sequence MRRPATDINTKQRRILDFIKDSLHNEYRCPTVREICTHVGLSSTSTVQSHLNALEKFGYIKRDPNKNRAITVLEDTKPSISVDGNETSSSDNFEFLGAGLKQVPLIGTVQAGMPITAVENLESTLTLPVQLTGDSDCFLLRVQGESMMNIGMYEGDMLIVRHQNTANNGDVVVARIDDEATVKRFYKENGHIRLQPENDDFDPIIVDDCHIEGLVIGLVRDRI, from the coding sequence GTGAGACGCCCTGCTACAGATATTAATACTAAACAGCGCCGTATATTAGATTTTATTAAAGACTCATTACATAATGAATATCGTTGTCCTACAGTTCGTGAAATCTGTACACATGTAGGACTTAGTTCTACATCTACTGTACAATCTCATTTGAATGCTCTTGAAAAGTTTGGTTATATTAAACGAGATCCTAATAAAAACCGTGCTATTACTGTTTTAGAGGATACAAAACCTTCTATTTCTGTAGATGGTAATGAAACTTCCAGTTCAGATAACTTTGAATTTTTAGGTGCCGGTCTTAAACAAGTACCTCTTATTGGTACTGTTCAAGCTGGTATGCCTATTACTGCTGTAGAAAACTTAGAGTCTACCCTTACATTGCCTGTTCAATTGACTGGAGATTCTGATTGTTTTTTACTTCGTGTTCAAGGCGAATCTATGATGAATATCGGTATGTATGAAGGCGATATGCTTATTGTACGTCATCAAAATACAGCTAATAATGGAGACGTTGTAGTGGCTCGTATTGATGATGAAGCTACTGTAAAACGTTTTTATAAAGAAAATGGACATATTCGTTTACAGCCTGAAAATGATGATTTTGATCCTATTATTGTGGATGACTGTCATATTGAAGGCCTAGTAATCGGTCTTGTACGAGATAGAATTTAA
- a CDS encoding bile acid:sodium symporter family protein yields the protein MKNLIILNQLITKNLMILIIGFSCVAYIMPSYFSWAVAYTPFLLGIAMFGMGLTIKFEDLCSILRHPKDICIGVLAQYTIMPLLAWGICHIFTLPPDIAIGVILVGCCPGGTASNVITYIAKGDVPLSVGMTITSTLIAPIVTPLLILYIGGTWVNVALLPMIITMIKVIIVPILLGAIIQYVCKSRINTLTGISPIVSMIAIILLIAAIIAVNRDKLLISGLETLIVVGIHNMLGMLLGLGVGYILKLRYDKTTALAIEVGMQNSGLAVTLAATNFALNPLATLVGAIFSVWHNISGAIFATLRRKNSYNKI from the coding sequence ATGAAGAATCTAATAATACTAAATCAGTTGATAACTAAAAACTTAATGATATTAATCATAGGCTTTTCTTGTGTTGCTTATATAATGCCTTCCTACTTTTCTTGGGCCGTAGCCTATACACCATTTTTACTTGGCATAGCTATGTTTGGTATGGGGCTAACTATTAAATTTGAAGATTTGTGTAGTATTCTCCGACATCCAAAGGATATATGTATAGGTGTACTTGCTCAATATACAATTATGCCTTTATTGGCTTGGGGAATCTGTCATATTTTTACGTTACCACCAGACATAGCAATAGGTGTTATATTAGTTGGCTGTTGTCCAGGTGGAACTGCTAGCAATGTAATAACGTATATTGCAAAAGGTGATGTCCCCTTATCAGTAGGGATGACAATTACGTCAACATTAATAGCCCCTATTGTAACGCCTTTACTAATCCTATATATTGGAGGTACATGGGTAAATGTTGCATTACTACCAATGATAATAACTATGATAAAAGTGATTATAGTCCCCATCTTATTAGGTGCAATTATCCAATATGTATGTAAGTCACGAATTAATACATTAACTGGTATAAGTCCTATTGTTTCAATGATTGCTATAATATTATTAATAGCGGCCATTATTGCTGTTAATAGAGATAAACTGTTAATTTCTGGCTTAGAAACACTAATAGTTGTTGGTATTCATAATATGCTCGGCATGCTGTTAGGATTAGGTGTAGGATATATACTTAAATTAAGATATGATAAAACTACAGCATTAGCGATAGAGGTTGGGATGCAAAATAGTGGGTTAGCGGTTACATTAGCAGCAACAAATTTTGCATTAAATCCTTTAGCAACACTAGTAGGAGCTATCTTTAGTGTATGGCATAATATTTCAGGTGCTATATTTGCAACACTACGCAGAAAAAATAGTTATAATAAAATATAA
- the panC gene encoding pantoate--beta-alanine ligase, with product MEHVLTIEDVRNTISNWKKEGYSIGYVPTMGFLHDGHASLIDQARKNNDKVIVSIFVNPIQFGENEDLSTYPRDINNDKKLCESHGVDLIFTPSSEEMYQDKKAFVDIIDLSNTLCGLRRPIHFKGVCTVVAKFFNIIQPTNAYFGKKDAQQLAIIRKMVFDLNFPVNIIGVPIVREHDGLAKSSRNTYLSSDERKAATILYKSIQKGKSSIEPGCSADSIINTMTEIIQSEPLAKIDYISVVDANTMQPVQKVISPVLVAMAVYIGTTRLIDNFSYDPN from the coding sequence ATGGAACATGTACTTACAATTGAAGATGTACGCAATACGATTAGTAATTGGAAAAAAGAAGGGTATTCGATTGGTTATGTACCAACTATGGGATTTTTACACGACGGACATGCTTCTTTAATAGATCAAGCTAGAAAGAATAATGATAAGGTAATTGTCTCTATTTTTGTGAATCCCATTCAATTTGGAGAAAATGAAGACTTAAGCACCTATCCACGCGATATTAATAACGATAAAAAATTGTGTGAATCACATGGCGTTGACCTCATATTTACACCTAGTTCAGAGGAAATGTATCAAGATAAAAAGGCCTTCGTAGATATTATTGATTTATCTAATACATTATGTGGACTTCGTAGACCAATTCACTTTAAAGGTGTTTGTACTGTTGTAGCTAAATTCTTTAATATTATACAGCCTACCAATGCATATTTTGGTAAAAAGGATGCACAGCAATTAGCTATTATACGTAAAATGGTTTTTGATTTAAATTTCCCTGTAAATATTATTGGTGTTCCTATTGTGCGTGAGCATGATGGATTAGCAAAATCCTCTCGTAATACATATTTATCTAGTGACGAACGTAAAGCAGCAACTATATTATATAAATCGATTCAAAAAGGTAAATCCTCTATTGAACCAGGTTGTTCTGCGGATAGCATTATTAATACTATGACAGAAATTATACAGTCAGAGCCTCTTGCTAAAATTGACTATATTTCAGTTGTAGATGCTAATACTATGCAACCTGTTCAAAAGGTCATTTCACCTGTTCTAGTTGCCATGGCAGTATATATTGGTACTACACGACTAATAGATAACTTCTCCTATGATCCAAATTAG
- the panD gene encoding aspartate 1-decarboxylase yields the protein MELTMLKGKIHRATVTQAELDYVGSITIDTDLLNASGIREYEQVQIVNINNGARFSTYTIAGESGSGVICLNGAAARHVQVHDKIIIMCYAQLNESEVESHKPLVVFVDTNNKINQIKNYEKHGLLVDQN from the coding sequence ATGGAACTAACAATGTTAAAAGGTAAAATTCACAGAGCCACTGTGACACAAGCAGAACTTGATTATGTAGGGAGCATTACTATTGATACAGATCTATTGAATGCATCAGGAATACGAGAATATGAACAAGTTCAAATTGTAAATATTAATAACGGTGCACGATTTAGTACATATACTATAGCTGGAGAATCCGGCAGTGGGGTTATATGTTTAAATGGTGCTGCTGCACGGCATGTACAAGTACATGATAAAATTATAATCATGTGTTATGCCCAATTAAATGAAAGTGAAGTTGAGAGCCATAAGCCTCTCGTTGTATTTGTAGATACAAACAATAAGATAAATCAAATAAAAAACTATGAAAAACATGGTTTATTAGTTGATCAAAATTAA
- the dapA gene encoding 4-hydroxy-tetrahydrodipicolinate synthase has protein sequence MKTFGRVLTAMITSFNNDGSLNIENSVAIAHHLLDNGSDGLVVCGTTGENPSMSKEDKLALFTAIAKECGHKGSIIANVGTNDTKSSVEFVKEVSKIDGIDGLLVVVPYYNKPNQQGQYLHFKAIAEATTLPIMVYNVPSRVGTGIFPTTLAQLHSEYPHVCAIKEASGNLMIASEIKRLIPGDDFMVYSGDDGLTLPMLSVGACGVVSVVSHVAGKDMNAMIQAYESGHNHEALRIHQSLADIIKAMFITTNPIPVKYAARKIGLPAGVFNLPMCDPSADEAAYIDKALAEYVK, from the coding sequence ATGAAAACCTTTGGTCGAGTATTAACGGCTATGATTACATCATTTAATAATGATGGATCCCTTAATATAGAAAATAGTGTAGCTATTGCTCATCATTTATTGGATAATGGGTCTGATGGACTTGTTGTATGCGGTACAACAGGAGAAAATCCATCCATGTCTAAAGAGGATAAATTAGCATTATTTACAGCTATTGCTAAAGAGTGTGGTCATAAAGGTTCTATTATTGCTAATGTAGGTACAAATGACACAAAATCCTCTGTTGAATTTGTAAAAGAAGTATCTAAAATTGATGGAATTGATGGTTTATTAGTTGTAGTACCTTACTACAATAAACCAAATCAACAAGGGCAATATTTACACTTTAAAGCTATTGCAGAGGCTACTACACTTCCAATCATGGTATATAATGTACCAAGCCGTGTGGGAACAGGTATATTCCCTACAACACTAGCGCAATTACACAGTGAATATCCACATGTATGCGCTATTAAAGAAGCAAGTGGAAATCTTATGATTGCATCTGAAATCAAACGCTTAATACCAGGAGACGATTTCATGGTATACAGCGGTGATGATGGACTTACATTACCAATGTTATCTGTTGGTGCATGTGGTGTAGTATCCGTAGTATCCCATGTGGCTGGCAAAGATATGAATGCAATGATTCAAGCCTATGAATCGGGTCATAATCACGAAGCACTTCGTATTCATCAAAGCTTAGCAGATATTATAAAAGCTATGTTTATCACTACAAATCCTATTCCTGTTAAATATGCAGCTCGTAAAATTGGCTTACCTGCAGGTGTATTTAATTTGCCAATGTGTGATCCTAGTGCTGATGAAGCAGCATATATTGATAAAGCTTTAGCAGAATACGTAAAATAA
- a CDS encoding aspartate-semialdehyde dehydrogenase, whose product MKKPNVAILGATGAVGAEFITLIEERNFPYENLKLLASARSAGTELTVNGKTYVVEEAKPESFANIDIALFAGGSISKTLAPEAAKRGAIVIDNSSAFRMDPEVPLVVPEVNPEDILKHKGIIANPNCSTIIMSLGLKPLHDISPIKRIVVSTYQAVSGAGKEGIEELENQVKQYTAGEEMTANLLPTGSAPKHYPVAFNLLPQIDVFLDNDYTKEEMKMVHETQKILHDDTIQVVPTTVRVPVYRSHSESVLVETEEPVSVEAFKAACEKFPGLQVKDNPAEQIYPMPLYTSNQNDCEIGRIRKDLYNDKGMNFWIVGDQIRKGAALNALQIAEYLVEKQAF is encoded by the coding sequence ATGAAAAAACCTAATGTTGCAATTCTTGGTGCTACTGGTGCAGTAGGTGCTGAATTTATTACACTTATTGAAGAGCGTAATTTCCCATATGAAAATCTAAAATTGTTAGCATCTGCTCGTTCTGCAGGTACTGAACTTACCGTTAATGGTAAAACATATGTAGTAGAGGAAGCTAAACCTGAATCTTTTGCAAATATTGATATCGCTCTATTTGCAGGTGGTTCTATTTCTAAAACATTAGCACCAGAAGCAGCTAAAAGAGGCGCTATCGTTATTGATAACTCTAGTGCATTCCGTATGGATCCTGAAGTACCTCTTGTAGTACCAGAAGTAAATCCAGAAGATATTTTAAAACATAAAGGTATCATTGCTAATCCTAACTGCTCCACTATTATTATGAGCTTAGGTTTGAAACCACTTCATGATATTTCTCCAATTAAACGCATTGTTGTAAGTACATATCAAGCAGTATCTGGTGCAGGTAAAGAAGGTATTGAAGAACTTGAAAACCAAGTAAAACAATATACAGCCGGCGAAGAAATGACTGCAAACTTATTGCCAACAGGTTCTGCGCCTAAACATTATCCTGTAGCATTTAACCTTTTACCACAAATTGATGTGTTCTTGGACAATGATTACACAAAAGAAGAAATGAAAATGGTTCATGAAACACAAAAAATTCTTCACGACGACACAATTCAAGTTGTACCAACTACTGTACGTGTTCCAGTGTATCGTTCCCACTCTGAATCTGTTTTAGTAGAAACAGAAGAACCAGTTTCTGTAGAAGCTTTCAAAGCAGCATGTGAGAAATTCCCTGGTTTACAAGTAAAAGATAATCCTGCAGAACAAATTTACCCAATGCCATTATATACATCTAATCAAAACGACTGTGAAATCGGCCGTATTCGTAAAGACTTATATAACGACAAAGGTATGAATTTCTGGATTGTAGGGGACCAAATTCGTAAAGGTGCAGCACTTAATGCGTTGCAAATTGCTGAATACTTGGTAGAAAAACAAGCTTTTTAA
- the dapB gene encoding 4-hydroxy-tetrahydrodipicolinate reductase — protein sequence MIRVMVNGAGGKMGREVVKAVHNDSELTLVGGIDPTKAGQDVGTVAGIEQLGITMNASIDEVLDTNKPDVIVDFTNPAVIYENAKKMLSAGIHVVIGTTGLTAEQRDELDAIGRKNNANCLVAPNFSLGAVMMMKVSAELAPYFPNVEIIELHHNHKYDAPSGTSILTAKLINEAKQAANATAAEDLTRESLPGARGAKVDDVTIHSVRLPGYVAHQEVLFGGYDETLTIRHDSLSRLSFMPGVVLACKKISTKAGLTYGLEHYL from the coding sequence ATGATTCGAGTAATGGTAAATGGCGCTGGCGGTAAAATGGGCCGCGAAGTAGTCAAAGCAGTACATAATGATTCTGAATTAACATTAGTAGGTGGTATCGATCCTACTAAGGCAGGTCAAGATGTAGGCACCGTAGCGGGCATCGAACAATTAGGAATTACAATGAATGCCTCCATCGATGAGGTACTTGATACAAATAAACCTGATGTTATTGTAGATTTTACAAATCCTGCTGTCATCTATGAAAATGCTAAAAAGATGTTATCCGCAGGCATTCATGTAGTTATTGGTACTACTGGTTTAACAGCGGAACAACGCGATGAATTAGATGCTATTGGTCGTAAGAATAATGCCAATTGCCTTGTAGCACCTAATTTCTCTCTTGGTGCAGTTATGATGATGAAGGTTTCTGCAGAATTGGCTCCATATTTCCCTAATGTAGAAATTATTGAGCTTCATCATAACCATAAATATGATGCTCCATCCGGTACATCTATTTTAACAGCTAAATTAATTAACGAAGCTAAACAAGCTGCGAATGCAACTGCAGCAGAAGATTTAACTCGTGAAAGTTTACCAGGTGCTCGTGGCGCTAAGGTTGATGACGTAACCATTCACAGCGTTCGTTTACCTGGTTACGTAGCTCACCAAGAAGTACTATTTGGTGGCTATGATGAAACATTAACAATTCGTCACGATAGTTTAAGCCGTCTTTCCTTTATGCCAGGCGTAGTATTAGCATGTAAAAAAATTAGTACTAAAGCTGGTCTAACATACGGCTTAGAGCATTATTTATAA
- the recN gene encoding DNA repair protein RecN, producing the protein MLTQMSIRNFALIEQMNISFNDGITIFTGETGAGKSILMDAFSILLGERASSEFIRHGKDSFVIDGIFDIADHQSIQELLESKNIMVEEGELILSRSFNRNGKSTILANDQPIPLKALKEIGQYLADIHGQYSNQRLLDADTHHEYLDTYNKEGQKAYKTYLDAYKVYKKAKQDVDHLQENMSERARELDMLRYQIDEIEEAGLTIGEDVSIAEELKRLDGFEHIDKVLGSCYDAFYNGRQPLLDTINSIKVEVNDLVKYDGELKEVSEMVDSAYFQLEEAAQSLDRYRDTISYDEERYKYCQDRDTTIYGLKKKYGETVEEILAYEEKAQARLAELEGLVFAQDELEARLEEAKKVAEEALTVLRDIRLKNAKVIANALHQELVDLGMPKGEIQFHIEDGDGLSSLGAKSIELLFSANKGEQLLPLHKVASGGELARIALAFKSVFRSDTFKTMVFDEIDVGISGDIALKVAEKILHLSKTNQVFCITHLPQTASIAKQHYHLAKIEQDDRTVSTLSVLNEEERVTQIASMMSGRGMSSTALAAAKELIDHFN; encoded by the coding sequence ATGTTAACGCAAATGAGCATTCGCAACTTTGCGTTGATTGAGCAAATGAATATTTCATTTAATGATGGCATAACTATCTTTACCGGCGAAACTGGGGCAGGGAAATCCATATTAATGGATGCCTTTAGTATCCTTTTAGGAGAGCGCGCAAGCAGCGAGTTCATTCGTCATGGTAAAGATAGTTTTGTTATAGATGGAATATTTGATATTGCCGATCACCAAAGTATACAAGAACTATTAGAATCTAAAAATATTATGGTTGAGGAAGGGGAGTTAATTCTCTCCCGGTCATTTAACCGCAATGGTAAATCTACCATCTTAGCTAATGATCAACCTATACCATTAAAAGCATTAAAAGAAATTGGTCAATATTTAGCTGATATTCATGGTCAATATAGTAATCAACGATTGTTAGATGCCGATACCCATCATGAATATTTAGATACCTATAATAAAGAGGGACAGAAGGCTTACAAGACCTATTTAGATGCCTATAAAGTATATAAGAAAGCCAAACAAGATGTAGATCATTTACAAGAAAATATGTCTGAACGAGCGCGAGAGCTCGATATGCTACGATACCAAATCGATGAGATTGAAGAAGCAGGACTTACAATCGGTGAAGATGTTTCTATTGCAGAGGAATTAAAACGACTCGATGGTTTTGAACATATTGATAAGGTATTAGGTTCTTGTTATGATGCCTTTTATAATGGTCGTCAACCATTACTAGACACTATAAACTCTATTAAGGTAGAGGTTAATGACCTTGTAAAATATGATGGTGAACTGAAAGAAGTATCTGAAATGGTTGATTCTGCTTATTTCCAACTGGAAGAGGCGGCTCAATCGTTAGATCGTTATAGAGATACTATTAGCTATGACGAAGAACGCTATAAGTATTGCCAAGATAGAGATACAACTATTTATGGCTTAAAGAAAAAATATGGTGAAACTGTAGAAGAAATTCTAGCATACGAAGAAAAGGCACAAGCTCGTTTAGCGGAACTAGAAGGCCTTGTATTTGCACAAGACGAATTAGAAGCTCGTCTTGAAGAGGCGAAAAAGGTAGCAGAAGAAGCTTTAACAGTTTTACGTGATATACGTCTAAAAAATGCAAAAGTCATTGCTAACGCTCTACATCAAGAATTAGTAGACCTAGGCATGCCTAAAGGAGAGATTCAATTCCATATAGAGGATGGGGATGGCTTATCATCTTTAGGTGCAAAATCTATTGAACTACTATTCTCTGCCAATAAGGGGGAACAATTGTTACCGCTTCACAAGGTAGCCTCTGGTGGCGAATTAGCTCGGATTGCATTAGCCTTCAAATCTGTCTTCCGTAGTGATACGTTCAAGACAATGGTATTTGATGAAATTGATGTTGGTATTAGTGGAGATATAGCTTTAAAGGTTGCTGAAAAGATCCTACATCTCTCTAAGACAAATCAAGTATTCTGTATTACTCATTTACCTCAAACAGCAAGTATTGCAAAGCAACATTACCATTTGGCTAAAATTGAGCAAGATGATCGTACTGTTTCAACGTTGTCTGTACTTAATGAAGAGGAACGAGTAACACAAATTGCTTCTATGATGTCTGGTCGAGGTATGTCTTCCACTGCATTAGCAGCAGCTAAAGAACTAATTGACCATTTTAATTGA
- the argR gene encoding arginine repressor, translating into MKRYRYNKIKEIVQSKAIETQEELAAALLEDGIEVTQATVSRDIKELMLIKIPTGDGHYRYALSPEENVVLSRSRINRLFQDSLIKVDHSLNQVVLHTIPGSAQSVAFSIDHAKWSEIIGTLAGDDTILLIAKSEAEVPAILAKIQDLMKD; encoded by the coding sequence ATGAAACGCTATCGCTATAACAAAATTAAAGAAATCGTTCAGTCCAAGGCGATTGAAACTCAGGAGGAATTAGCAGCGGCCTTATTAGAAGACGGTATTGAGGTAACGCAAGCTACTGTTTCTCGTGATATTAAGGAATTGATGTTAATCAAAATTCCTACAGGCGATGGACACTATCGATATGCATTATCTCCAGAAGAAAATGTAGTTCTATCTCGTAGTCGAATCAATCGATTATTCCAAGATTCTCTAATTAAGGTAGATCATAGCTTGAATCAAGTCGTATTACATACAATTCCTGGTTCAGCTCAATCCGTAGCATTTTCCATTGACCATGCAAAATGGTCTGAAATTATTGGTACATTAGCTGGTGATGATACAATTTTGTTAATTGCAAAATCTGAAGCTGAAGTTCCAGCAATTTTGGCGAAAATTCAAGATTTAATGAAGGACTAA
- a CDS encoding class I SAM-dependent methyltransferase, with translation MININNAVQFQHLIWDRVMKHANVVVDATCGNGHDLLYLAERARKGCHLYGIDIQMKAINSSQELLQSNDIAEDVSLTFIHDSHDRALVNQLKDEVIDLMIFNLGYLPGGDHQVITKPHQTIDAIKEGLEKLSKSGVITIVAYPGTTEGLEEMQILKSYLSDLEQKLYNVCHWHPMNQINNPPELFILQKR, from the coding sequence GTGATTAACATTAACAATGCTGTTCAGTTTCAACATTTAATCTGGGATCGAGTAATGAAACACGCTAATGTTGTAGTAGATGCAACATGTGGCAATGGCCATGATTTATTGTATCTAGCAGAGCGAGCAAGAAAAGGCTGTCATTTATATGGCATCGATATCCAAATGAAAGCTATTAATAGTAGCCAAGAGTTATTGCAGTCAAATGATATAGCTGAAGATGTGAGCCTAACATTTATCCATGACTCCCATGATCGTGCATTAGTTAATCAGTTAAAAGATGAAGTAATTGATTTAATGATTTTTAACCTAGGATATTTACCAGGTGGCGATCATCAAGTTATAACTAAACCGCATCAAACAATTGACGCTATAAAAGAGGGTTTAGAGAAATTATCTAAATCTGGAGTTATCACAATTGTTGCTTACCCTGGAACAACAGAAGGGTTAGAAGAAATGCAGATCCTTAAATCGTATTTATCAGATTTAGAACAGAAATTGTATAATGTATGTCATTGGCATCCAATGAATCAAATAAATAATCCACCTGAGTTATTTATATTGCAAAAACGATAA
- a CDS encoding NAD(+)/NADH kinase produces the protein MRIGFFPNMGKSNIMAVLKMAAHICKDEGIEVFLPDDLESDAPARVLKIPETHILSRPEIFKQIDIAFSFGGDGTIIHLARQIYPYNVPVCGINLGELGFLNQIEVHQMQSHIKRIAKGDYNIEKRGHLYAYIDRNNGNEEELVPIINEIVITRAEPAKMARINMSINNQHTQMYPSDGLIISSATGSTGYNLSAGGPIMKPDNRSIIVTPVAPHLIQGVSLVLEEHDTIQITMPEREPQLHICIDGTFDYTFTNKETLHISSNPVYCLFVRFKDQCFFGTLFKKLASRRDELL, from the coding sequence ATGCGTATCGGATTTTTCCCTAATATGGGGAAAAGCAATATTATGGCAGTTTTAAAAATGGCTGCACATATTTGTAAAGATGAAGGTATCGAAGTATTCTTGCCAGATGATCTCGAATCAGATGCACCTGCACGAGTACTTAAGATTCCTGAAACTCACATTTTAAGTCGTCCAGAAATCTTTAAACAAATAGATATTGCCTTTAGTTTTGGTGGTGATGGTACCATCATCCATTTGGCACGACAAATTTACCCATACAATGTACCTGTTTGTGGTATTAATCTTGGTGAGTTGGGTTTCTTAAACCAAATCGAAGTTCACCAAATGCAAAGTCATATTAAACGTATTGCCAAGGGTGATTATAATATCGAAAAACGTGGACATTTATATGCGTATATTGACCGCAATAATGGTAATGAAGAAGAATTAGTACCTATCATTAATGAAATAGTTATTACCCGTGCAGAACCAGCTAAAATGGCACGTATCAATATGTCCATCAATAATCAACATACACAAATGTATCCTTCTGATGGCTTGATCATTTCTTCTGCCACAGGCTCTACAGGATATAATCTATCTGCAGGTGGTCCTATTATGAAGCCTGATAATAGATCAATTATTGTGACTCCTGTAGCACCACATCTTATTCAAGGCGTTTCTCTTGTATTGGAAGAGCATGATACAATTCAAATCACCATGCCAGAACGAGAGCCTCAATTACATATCTGTATAGATGGTACATTTGACTATACGTTTACCAATAAAGAAACATTACATATAAGCTCCAATCCAGTATATTGCTTATTCGTACGTTTTAAAGATCAATGTTTCTTTGGTACATTATTTAAAAAATTAGCCTCTCGTCGTGACGAGTTATTATAA